A window from Plodia interpunctella isolate USDA-ARS_2022_Savannah chromosome 2, ilPloInte3.2, whole genome shotgun sequence encodes these proteins:
- the scramb1 gene encoding phospholipid scramblase 1 isoform X2, protein MVTKNLYQTKRKGGWMTIPQGLSNCPRGLEYLSMIDRLLIHQKVELLEAFVGFETNNKYMIMNSVGQNVYYAVEDNDCCTRNCCGPSRPFDMRVFDNFQNEVIHLHRPLACDSCLCPCWLQSIEVTAPPGTVIGSIEQDWSICKPCFSVKNAAGDAVLKIKGPCCTFSMCGDVEFHVYSQDGETKVGKITKQWSGLVREAFTDADKFGITFPMDLDVKIKAVLLGACFLIDFMFFEKAGNTERDRPGLL, encoded by the exons ATGGTTACGAAAAATTTATATCAGACGAAGAGAAAAg gTGGCTGGATGACTATTCCTCAAGGCCTCAGCAACTGTCCTCGCGGTTTGGAATACCTGTCTATGATTGACCGTCTCCTGATCCATCAGAAAGTGGAGTTGTTAGAAGCATTTGTTGGCTTTGAGACAAACAACAAGTACATGATCATGAACAGTGTTGGCCAAAACGTGTACTATGCCGTGGAAGACAACGATTGCTGTACTAGGAACTGCTGCGGGCCCAGTCGTCCGTTTGATATGAGAGTTTTTGATAACTTTCAAAACGAG gTAATACACCTTCACCGCCCGTTAGCCTGCGATAGCTGCCTGTGCCCTTGCTGGCTTCAAAGCATAGAGGTTACCGCGCCGCCCGGCACGGTTATCGGGTCTATAGAACAGGACTGGTCTATTTGCAAGCCATGCTTCTCAGTCAAGAACGCTGCTGGAGATGCAGTACTGAAGATAAAAGGGCCGTGTTGCACTTTTTCAATGTGTGGAGATGTCGAGTTTCAT GTGTACTCGCAAGATGGTGAGACGAAAGTGGGCAAGATTACTAAGCAGTGGTCAGGATTGGTGCGCGAAGCATTCACGGATGCCGACAAATTTGGCATAACGTTCCCGATGGATTTGGACGTCAAAATAAAGGCCGTGCTTCTTGGGGCGTGCTTTTTAATT GACTTTATGTTCTTCGAAAAAGCTGGCAACACAGAGAGGGACCGTCCGGGACTTCTATAA
- the LOC128676581 gene encoding uncharacterized protein LOC128676581 — MDVYSEEQLSDDEIFIGKLSLKEIKKRVLWNKQQDKFPQPADREMDRSLKIIETHSAPDILHKDSKISATSTKFKAYSNPVLSPLSAQSPSDNKASDDSFLQIEKMVTDLCVSTQENSSVVLDNTLDVIDYILKNGPTQNYENPNHEINNCKHSKEKLCSNTEIDCGVSKEMIPHTPIKAKDSDKENITPYSTPSKVDFKCNRTDNFATPCSNMNTPVFKTPHIPISTRKTPHSSVKKQMTKSNIYKNVASPVASYINNCPVVPLIKEVRPTKPLPGHSAIPKFVKSNQSKLSNKENVKLPTVAYKSAKKTEVIDIPDAEKLPQSQWAKKITSSLPRPLVMKHDHREMNIAKRIFMSKHEESFADLSLRQADVSVCTQKSAFCRPKKN, encoded by the exons atggacGTTTATTCCGAGGAGCAATTAAGTGATGACGAGATATTTATTGGGAAACTATCACTCAAAGAAATTAAGAAACGTGTATTGTGGAATAAACAACAAGACAA gtttccCCAACCTGCTGATAGAGAAATGGATAGAAGtctaaaaattatagaaactCATTCTGCACCTGATATTTTGCACAAGGATTCAAAAATAAGTGCAACATCTACAAAGTTTAAAGCTTATTCTAATCCAGTACTCTCTCCACTTTCTGCTCAAAGCCCCAGTGATAATAAAGCTTCAGATGACAGTTTCTTGCAAATTGAGAAAATGGTAACTGACTTGTGTGTTTCTACCCAAGAAAACAGCAGTGTGGTTTTGGATAATACTTTAGATGTTATTGACTATATCCTAAAAAATGGGCCAACTCAGAATTATGAAAATCCaaatcatgaaataaataactgcAAACATTCTAAAGAAAAATTGTGTTCAAACACTGAAATTGATTGTGGAGTATCAAAAGAGATGATTCCCCATACTCCTATAAAAGCTAAGGACAGTGACAAAGAAAACATTACACCATATTCTACACCATCCAAAGttgattttaaatgtaataggACTGATAATTTTGCAACTCCATGTTCGAATATGAATACTCCAGTTTTCAAAACTCCACATATTCCAATATCTACTAGGAAGACACCTCATAGTTCAGTCAAGAAACAAATGacgaaatcaaatatttacaagaatGTAGCTAGTCCTGTTGcatcttatataaataattgtccTGTTGTACCTTTAATCAAGGAAGTACGGCCAACCAAACCATTGCCAGGACACTCTGCAATACCCAAATTTGTAAAGAGTAACCAGAGCAAATTAAGCAATAAGGAAAATGTGAAACTTCCTACAGTGGCTTATAAAAGTGCAAAGAAAACTGAAGTT ataGACATTCCTGATGCAGAAAAACTGCCACAAAGTCAATGGGCTAAAAAGATAACATCATCTTTACCAAGACCATTAGTGATGAAACATGACCACAGGGAAATGAATATAGCAAAGCGAATATTCATGTCAAAACATGAAGAAAGTTTTGCTGATCTCTCATTGAGACAAGCTGATGTGTCTGTTTGCACTCAAAAATCTGCATTTTGTCGGCCGAAAAAGAATTAa
- the LOC128676610 gene encoding regulator of microtubule dynamics protein 1-like isoform X2, protein MSRFRSSLNLLQLIRDCRHLYSRNFGVFSQDKDIEIYWRISRVMYNMSKEMKYDIEYRKLLILEAYKILSEQVQNNYDRYEVHKWYALLLDAKSAQEGIKERIKQLENVRKHMDLAVTLNPSDATTLHMLGEWCFQITEMPWHQRKIAEVLFATPPYSTYEDALEYFLRAETAQPRFYSLNLLRLGTCYLKLNKEDQAKYYLKLAASYPAKSNDDHRANKEASELLKRLK, encoded by the exons atgagtagATTTAGATCTTCCTTAAATTTGTTACAATTAATTAGGGACTGTCGGCATTTGTATTCGCGAAATTTCGGAGTGTTTTCACAA gatAAGGATATTGAAATTTACTGGCGCATATCTCGGGTCATGTACAATATGTCCaaagaaatgaaatatgaTATTGAATACAGGAAGCTGCTCATATTGGAAGCTTATAAAATCTTGTCAGAACaagttcaaaataattatgatcgCTATGAGGTACATAAGTGGTATGCTCTGTTATTAGATGCAAAAAGTGCACAAGAGGGCATCAAAGAAAGAATAAAGCAGTTGGAAAATGTTCGGAAACATATGGAC CTTGCTGTAACATTAAACCCAAGTGACGCAACAACATTACACATGCTTGGAGAATGGTGTTTCCAAATAACAGAAATGCCATGGCATCAACGGAAAATTGCTGAAGTATTATTTGCAACACCTCCATATTCAACATATGAAGATGCACTTGAATACTTTTTGAGAGCTGAGACAGCACAACCTCgattttatagtttaaatCTACTCAGACTTGGAACCTGCTATCTTAAGCTGAATAAAGAAGATCAagccaaatattatttaaaactggcAGCAAGTTATCCAGCAAAATCTAATGACGATCATCGTGCTAATAAAGAAGCTAGTGAATTGCTCAAAAGATTAAAATGA
- the LOC128676610 gene encoding regulator of microtubule dynamics protein 1-like isoform X1, giving the protein MSRFRSSLNLLQLIRDCRHLYSRNFGVFSQFQLIHRKNILLSGLAFLWPTKTLSGQIAEKKDNLVPSIIETADKLFDNGHFEECYQILKSCNDKDIEIYWRISRVMYNMSKEMKYDIEYRKLLILEAYKILSEQVQNNYDRYEVHKWYALLLDAKSAQEGIKERIKQLENVRKHMDLAVTLNPSDATTLHMLGEWCFQITEMPWHQRKIAEVLFATPPYSTYEDALEYFLRAETAQPRFYSLNLLRLGTCYLKLNKEDQAKYYLKLAASYPAKSNDDHRANKEASELLKRLK; this is encoded by the exons atgagtagATTTAGATCTTCCTTAAATTTGTTACAATTAATTAGGGACTGTCGGCATTTGTATTCGCGAAATTTCGGAGTGTTTTCACAA tttcagTTGATTCaccgaaaaaatattttattatctggaTTAGCATTTCTATGGCCAACAAAAACACTGAGCGGGCAAATTGctgaaaaaaaagataatttggTCCCTAGTATTATTGAAACAGCAGACAAATTATTTGACAATGGTCATTTTGAGGAATGCTACCAAATTCTTAAATCTTGCAAT gatAAGGATATTGAAATTTACTGGCGCATATCTCGGGTCATGTACAATATGTCCaaagaaatgaaatatgaTATTGAATACAGGAAGCTGCTCATATTGGAAGCTTATAAAATCTTGTCAGAACaagttcaaaataattatgatcgCTATGAGGTACATAAGTGGTATGCTCTGTTATTAGATGCAAAAAGTGCACAAGAGGGCATCAAAGAAAGAATAAAGCAGTTGGAAAATGTTCGGAAACATATGGAC CTTGCTGTAACATTAAACCCAAGTGACGCAACAACATTACACATGCTTGGAGAATGGTGTTTCCAAATAACAGAAATGCCATGGCATCAACGGAAAATTGCTGAAGTATTATTTGCAACACCTCCATATTCAACATATGAAGATGCACTTGAATACTTTTTGAGAGCTGAGACAGCACAACCTCgattttatagtttaaatCTACTCAGACTTGGAACCTGCTATCTTAAGCTGAATAAAGAAGATCAagccaaatattatttaaaactggcAGCAAGTTATCCAGCAAAATCTAATGACGATCATCGTGCTAATAAAGAAGCTAGTGAATTGCTCAAAAGATTAAAATGA